The Pyxidicoccus sp. MSG2 DNA segment GGTCCCACCCGGTGTGCGTATGCGACGCGTCGGCCGTGGGCATGAGGCGGTACCCGGCGAAGGCGGCGGTGGCCATCCAGCCAGCGAGCAGCCAGCGCGAGACACGCGGGCGAGGGGTGAGCGGGTTTTCAACCATGTGAGGTCTCCTGAGGGGATTGCGCTGCGGGGATGAGACGCGGCCCGCTTTTGCAGCACGTGTGCCGGGACTCCTCCCGTGGGCCGCGGTGCCCCCGTGCGGCCGGAAGCAGTCATGTGACGCATGGAATGACCGGAAAGTGGTCAGCCGCCCGCGAGACGCGAGCCCCCTCGCGCCATGAGCACACGCGCGCCGGTTCGGGTTACGCTCCGGGCATGACCCTGGCTGTCTGTGTCCGCTGCGGTGAGTCGAAGGTGGGTGCGTTCACGCCGTGCGCCCGCTGTGGCCTCGACCCCGCCGCGCACGGTACGGACAAGGAGTTGCAGGCCAAGAGCCTCCTGCTCACCGACCGGTACTTCCCGGGAGGCGAGCTGGAGGCGATGGGCCGCAAGCTCCGCGCCGGGGAGCTGGTGGCCTTCGACTCCGCGAAGCTCGCCGAGCTGGTGGAGGAGCTGAAGACGCAGAAGCTGCCCATCGTGTCGAAGGCGGCGCCGGGGTGCTCCATCATCGGCTGGGCGCTGTTTGGCGGGGCAATCCTGTTCGTCGTGGGCGTGCTGTGGCTGTGGCGGGCACGCGGCGCGTGAGTCAGCGGCGGCCCGCGGCGGAGGCGGCCACGTCGAGCGCCTTGTCGAGCTGCGGGTCCTTCCCTTCCGAGTACGGCAGCGCGTCCGGGACCTCGACGTCCACGTCCACGCCGGTGCCCTCCAGGCGCACGCCCTCCACCTCCACGTCCATGACGGCGAGGTAGAGCAGGTCCCCGTTGGACAGGAACAGGGGCGCGCCCGCGAGCACGGCGCCCGCGGTGCGCTGGCCCACGAGCGTGGCGCGTTTGTGCTTCTTGAGGGCGAAGGCAACCATCTCCTTGCCGCTGCGGGAGTTGCCGTTGACGAGCAGCACCACCGGCTTGCGCCACGTGGTGGAGCGGGTGTTGCGCTGGCCCTCGCGGTTGATGTCGGTGAAGAGGGGCACCAGCGGATTGAAGAGGTTGAGGAAGTCGGGATTGCAGCCGCCCCAGCCGTCGCGGAAGTCGATGACCAGCGCCTCGGCGCTCGCGAAGGTGCTCGTCAGGGCGTCCTGGAGCACTTCCTGGTGCTCGGTGCCGGCGCACGAGTAGAGGTGCTGGTACGCGACGCGCCGGCCGTTGTGCTCGATGACGCGCGAGCTGCCGCGTTGGACTTCCAGCC contains these protein-coding regions:
- a CDS encoding S41 family peptidase, yielding MSASRTVFGIRRAVLVACALLATGAPAAASGPYVKPGNEVVEFVRTRFFDAKKAEAWGATHRNYGAAATSAEDFAKRTNAALAELGASHSVLYPKGSPGHTALSAIFQQFLRLPRVEYASIGADLVERPDGVFVRHVFAGGPAARAGLLRGDRLLSGASFEGRAGRPTRISVERTRGAAPLALTVTPRTVNPKAEWLEVQRGSSRVIEHNGRRVAYQHLYSCAGTEHQEVLQDALTSTFASAEALVIDFRDGWGGCNPDFLNLFNPLVPLFTDINREGQRNTRSTTWRKPVVLLVNGNSRSGKEMVAFALKKHKRATLVGQRTAGAVLAGAPLFLSNGDLLYLAVMDVEVEGVRLEGTGVDVDVEVPDALPYSEGKDPQLDKALDVAASAAGRR